Genomic segment of Rhodococcus rhodochrous:
CATGTATCCCTGGCAGATGTCCGGTGGCATGCAGCAGCGTGTTGCGATCGCCCGGGCGCTCGTGGTGGAACCGAAGGTCATGCTCATGGACGAGCCCTTCGCCGCCGTCGACGCCCAGACACGGGCGGATCTCGAGGACCTGGTGCTGCAGCTGCGGGACGAGTACGGCATGGCCGTCGCCTTCGTCACCCATGACATCGACGAGGCCGTCTACATCGGCGACCGTGTCGTCGTCCTGGCGGCGAACCCCGGTCGTATCGTCGCGGACATCGTCGTGGACCTTCCGTCCGAACGCGACCAGGTGGAGACCAAACAGCTGACCCGCTTCGCAGAGCTGCGCAGCGAGGTGTTCCGCATGGTGATGAGGCCGAGAGCCGACATCTGACGTCGCGAATCGCTCCGGTCGGCCGTCGATGTCGCCGCCGACCGTATCGCTTCTGCATTTCCTCGAACAGGAGAACCATATGCACATCCGCCCCCACCTGCTCGCGGGTACCGCCGCGCTATCCGTCTGCGCCGCGGTACTGACCGGATGTTCGAGCAACTCGGACGCAGCGGTCGTCGAGGCCGCGGAGAACGGCCTCGTGCCTCTGCGCGTCACCACTCTCGGACTCTGCAACGAGGCTCTGCCTTGGGGTGTCGAAGAGGGAGTGTTCGCCGACCATGGGATCGATCTCGAACTGATCAACGTCCAGAGCGGCGCCGCCGGAATCTCCGCTCTGCAGGCCGGTGAGGTCGATATCGCCTTCGTGAACTCGTACAGCGCCATGCAGGCAGTGGCGCAGGGGATCGATCTCGTCGTGGCATCGGGTGGCGATCAGTCCACCGACGACGCGAACGCCGTCGTGGTTCCCGCAGGGGCCGGGGTCACCGAGCCGAAGCAGCTCCAGGGGAAGAAGGTCGGCGTCAACCAGATCGGCGGACTGGGGCACATCCTCACACAGGCGTGGATCGAAGCGGATGCCGGGGAGGCGTCGACCGCCGAGTTCGTCGCCCTGCCTTTCCCCGACCTGCTGCCCGGTGTGGTCGCGGGCTCCGTCGACGGTGCGCAGGTGACGGCAGCGCAGGCGGTGGCCGGCGAATCGGACGGCACCACCGTGTCGCTCGGTAACCCCTTCTTCGACGGAATCGGCAGCATCCCCACCACCGTCTATGCCTCGACGGGGGCCTTCACGGACGCGAACGCCGACACCCTGGCGTCCTTCGCCGACGCGATGACGGAGCTCGCGGACCTCGCGAACGACCAGGCGAACGACGAACAACGGTGGGCGTACACCGCGGAGTTCTGCAAGTCCACACCCGAAACGCTCGCACAAACGCCCGAACCGGAGTTCGCCGGCCGGGTCGACATCGCGTCCTTCGAATCCCTCGTATCCCTGCTCGTCGCCCGTGACTCGCTCACGGAGATCGACCTCGACAGTTTCGTACCGGAAGGAGTTCGGCAGTGAGTCACGTTCTGAGTCCCGTCGAGGGTCCCGCAGCATGGAGAGGTGACGTGCTTGGGCAGACCGAAACCTGGATCCATCACTTCACGGAGGAGGAACTCGACGAACTGGAGACCGTCGGAAAGCGTTTCCTCCGTGACGATCCAGATCTCAGATTCGTCTCCCGCGAGGATTACCCGCTACCGGTCTGCTCCGAGACCATCGCCGCGTGGGGGAACGAGCTCGATCACGGGCGAGGCTTCCTGCTGGCGCGCGGTCTGCGGGTCCAGGAGTATTCGCATGCCCTGTCGGCCTCGATCTATTTTCTGCTCGGATTGTACCTGGGAACTCCGATGCGCCAGAACCAACTCGGAGATCTGATCGACCACATCCGGGCGACCTCGAACAAGACGCAGGACGATCCGACCTCGCTGAGTTCACGCATTCGCAGTCGGCTCGGC
This window contains:
- a CDS encoding ABC transporter substrate-binding protein, translated to MHIRPHLLAGTAALSVCAAVLTGCSSNSDAAVVEAAENGLVPLRVTTLGLCNEALPWGVEEGVFADHGIDLELINVQSGAAGISALQAGEVDIAFVNSYSAMQAVAQGIDLVVASGGDQSTDDANAVVVPAGAGVTEPKQLQGKKVGVNQIGGLGHILTQAWIEADAGEASTAEFVALPFPDLLPGVVAGSVDGAQVTAAQAVAGESDGTTVSLGNPFFDGIGSIPTTVYASTGAFTDANADTLASFADAMTELADLANDQANDEQRWAYTAEFCKSTPETLAQTPEPEFAGRVDIASFESLVSLLVARDSLTEIDLDSFVPEGVRQ